The genomic segment TGCCCTCCCCTTATTTCACCTGTCAACTTCCTCCTCCTGATGCAAGCCCAAATCACAAATGGTGACTTCTCCTGGAAGCCTTCTGGATTCCTCCTTGCTGGCATTGCTTGCTTCCTTCTCTGCACTCTCCAAGCTATACTACAGCAACATCATCATCTGGTTAACTGCGCGGGTCTGTTCCGGCCCTCCCACCACTGACTGAGTTTCTGGAGGCCAGGGAGCTTTCTTCAGCACAGGAGGCGCCGCGCTCTGCCGCCGGTCGACCCCTGAGGGCGAGGCCAGAAGGAACGGAAATGTGGCACGGTTCGGCGGTTCTCAGATGCGCGCGACTGCCCAAGTACGCACGCTCCGCTGGAGTCTGGGGTGGCCGGGCAGTCTCGGCCGAGACGTGTTTGCTGCGCTTCGGTGCACACAGGCACTGCGGTGCCAACCTCCTGGTTCCGCCCTCCCCCGGCAGGCGCCCACGCGTGACCTCGGCCGCCCACAGGCCTTCGACTCTTCCCGGATTCCAGGTCCCAAGCCACCCCGCTCCACCCTGCGGATGATGAAGACAAAGTCCCCCGCAAGTCCCTCATGTGGGGCAAGGGGGAGGTACCACCTGGGGCCGGCCTGGCTCCCCACTGAGCAGAGGTGTTGGCCAAGGCGCTCCCCCTAGTGGTAAGTACCCCCTGGTTCCCCCTCACAACCTCTGTAGTAAGTCACAGCCAGACGACCCCGCCCCACGTCTGCGGCAGCCTGGGAACCTGCCTCCCTGTTTCAGGCCCCGCCCCCTACAGCCTTCCCTCCTCGGCAGCCCAGGGAGCTTTAAAAATGCACATCACATCTCTCCACACTGGATCCGAGAATCCCAACTGGTGCGGTGGCGCGCGCCTGCGGTCCtcgctgaggcgggaggatcaattgagcccaggagtggaggctgcagtgagctgtcatcgcgccactgcactccagcccgagcgacagagaaaaaaagagagagaaacaaacctCTAAACCCCTGATCAGCAAAGCACATCATCTCCACACATCCTTTGTGACCTCACCTCCTGTTCCACTCCCTCCCACTTACGCCCTTCCAGCTGCACGGATCCCTTTCCTCAAACCCACCAGGCCTGCTCTCGCCTCAGGGCGACGCACTTGCTGTGCCTGCGGCTGCCCTTCCCCCGATGGCTCCCTCCCTGGCTTCCAGCACACGACCTCCTCAGCAAGGCCTCCCCATCCCTCTGTGATATCCCCCCCACTATCCAGTCTCAGCTTTCTTCATAGCACCTGTCACCCTGGCATATCTGTTTATTGTTTGTCTCACTAGCAGTAATGTAAGCCCCCCAAAGTGGAGGTTGTGTAtgtcttgttcactgctctaTTCCCCATTGCCTGGAACAGGACTAGCATGTAGTAGATGCTTCATAAAAATGGTtccatggattctttttttttagacggagtttgaCTTttgtcgctcaggttggagtgcaatggcgcgatctcagctcactgcaacctccgcctcccaggttcaagtgattctcctgcctcagcctcccgagtagctgggattacaggcgcccaccaccatgcccagttaatttatttgtatttttagtaaagatggggtttcatcattttgaccAGGcgggtcatgaactcctgacctcaggtgatcca from the Macaca mulatta isolate MMU2019108-1 chromosome 4, T2T-MMU8v2.0, whole genome shotgun sequence genome contains:
- the LOC114675516 gene encoding LOW QUALITY PROTEIN: putative uncharacterized protein encoded by LINC00336 (The sequence of the model RefSeq protein was modified relative to this genomic sequence to represent the inferred CDS: inserted 2 bases in 1 codon) — protein: MRATAQVRTLRWSLGWPGSLGRDVFAALRCTQALRCQPPGSALPRQAPTRDLGRPQAFDSSRIPGPKPPRSTLRMMKTKSPASPSCGARGRYHLGPXPGSPLSRGVGQGAPPSETRFCHVAQAFLKLLSSSNPPTPASQSTGIIDMSHHTQPQVASLSDRHCSKVNHTVLSPHKGVPLQLTAAHTSSQEVLATFPFHG